Within Spinacia oleracea cultivar Varoflay chromosome 4, BTI_SOV_V1, whole genome shotgun sequence, the genomic segment ATGTATGAAAAGCGCAAAAGTCAATATGTTGTTGCAAGTATtctaggacggagggagtaccggAATAAAACGGAATATGGTCTAGGCTTGATTAGCATTGAGATTTGTGATCGACATCACACTGGTTTGCTTTGTTACTGTCTAGTTGATTTGGTTTGCTTTCTCTGTTGTTAGCATCATATATAGTTGGTTGATTATTCCAAAAACCATATTTGTTGACGAGCACTTTTATTTTGTGAAACTCGAAACTTCAGAAAACTTCTCCTTGATATAGGGATTGTATGAATTATGTAATTTAAAGCCTACACTTCTACTCTTCCTTTTGAGCAGTCGCCACTTCCTGAGTTCCTTCACTTTCATGTGAAGATGCGGGGTTTTTCCTGTCATTTAAACTCAAGATCCAATCCGTTGCATTACTATGAGTTGGATTTTTGATGAATATGCTCTGAATTTCACAGATATACTCAAGAACACCGAATCCTGGACCAGAATTCATCGAGAAGTACAAAACTTACCTAGCAGACTTCGGATATGACACAAACAAAATCAGAGATACACCCCAAGATTGCCAAGTAATGTCGATGAGTGAACTTTCTTCGATGATGTCTCAATCTGGAATGCAAAAGGCTCTAAACAACGAGTTTCCTGATCTCGGGTTGAAGTCTTCTGTAGCATTTGATCCCTTCACAAGTGTTTTTGACACATTTAAGAAGCTTGTTGAACTCTACTTCAAGAAGTAGTGAATCTCTCATgtgatagtaggcttcttgcATATGTATGTGAAATTTGTAAAAATCACACTAAAACTTTGTCATATCTGACATTCATATACATGGAAGTGTTTTATTGTTGTCATGCAAAATTGCAAACTGGTAGTATCTGTAAGAGGAAGTAATTCCAATGTCAGATATGTATTACAAAATACAGATAGTCAACAAAACGGAAAAATAGGGAAAAGACAAGCACTAAAGGACAAAACATAACAATCAAATGGCGTTTTTATGTGAAAAATGGCGTTTTCATTTCTTTGATATGTTTTTTGCTCGCACATCTTTGATATTGGCCTCGCCGTTTCCGTATCTGTAAAGGTGAGCCTTTGGTATAGTTATAGCCTTATAGAGTTCAAAATTTAGTAATAGAGCCCGCTAACACGACATGATCCGACCCTACATGGCTTTTCTTTAGCCAGTTTAAGCATGAGAGGAACAACAGATGGGCCTACACGGTCCGGCACGTGCCCACCTCATAAAAACATCCAACGTTTAGAAATACTACCATTAATTCCTAAACATTCACTGAACACTAATAAGTTAGTGTAACACGAAGCGGAAGAGTCACCATGCAAGCCACTCACAAGTCACAAAGCAAACTAATTATTCAAACAGATTTGAATTTATACTCATTAATCCTCATGCATGCACAGGAAACATTAAACGtataataatatattcttttattaattCCATACAAAAACTAATACTTAGCATGAAAAGGAACAGTCACATAAAAACGTCATTTTCACATAAAAACATCATTGTTCTACGTCATTTTTGTATTAAAAAATCATTGttctatatactccctccgtcccggaatactcgcaacggtttgacttttttcactattcacataattaacTTTGACCttcttttatttatagtatatgaaaataagtgttagcatataatatattgttgactccatcttaatatatatttttaaaatattaatattttataagtttttataatatataattgaagatattaatggtcaaagttgtgcattggcaaacgtgtccagtcaaaccgttgcgagtattccaggacggagggagtactatttttcttattttttataccattgttttttttaaataccATTGTTCTTGTTTAATACCATTTTTAATACATGTTATGTAGAAAGTATCTGGTAATACATAACCCTTTTGGATTTTTACTTCCTCCCGTAATCCTTTATTGGTACATTGGTAATTTCACATCACATTAAAAATACCATCGttcttattttttatatttttttttttttttctctataCCATTGTTCTTATTTTACAGTACCATTTTTTATACATGTtatttatatacggagtatttggTAATACATATACGTAACCGTTATGGATTTTTACCTCCTCATGTAACGTATAACATGAAGGGGAACAGTCACAACCTCACAAGTCACAaagcaaaataattaaaattgcaTTTCCCCAAAATTAAAGCTGAGTTTTATGTAGACTTTGGTAATTCCATTTAATCATACCTTACCATCTATATATACAATAGAGCAACTCCAAATACTCATCATCACAAAAAGCTAAGAAAATAACAATGGCAATTCCACCGGTTGAACAAATCAATGTTCAAGACTCAACCACAGAAATCAAACTcgaatcatcatcatcatcatcaaaatcTCATGTAACATTGAAGATTCAAGGAGCAGATGATCATGATGTTTACTACAGAGTGAAGCGTGATTTCCCATTACATCACATGAAACTCGATTTCTGCAATCGTCTTGGTGTTGATTATGGAGTTGTTCGTTTTGTTTTTGGAAAAACAGAGGTTCGAGGGGCTAAAACTCCTGATGATTTGAAGATGAAGAATGGTGATAGTATTATTTCTTGGGTTGACAAGATTGGGGGTTGATTAATTAATGAATGTAATTAAATAGAGTTTGATTAATCTTCGAGTTTGATTTCGAGTTTATGGAATGAAGAACAGACTCTGTTTTAGTTATGTTTATTTGATTGTGTCTTTTTTCTTGTATTAATGGTTTGATCATGTCTCATGTCATTAGTGCTTGGTTTGACAACATTGGGGGTTGATTAAttaatgaataattaattaCCAGTTTTAATCTTTGAGTTTGATTTCGAGTTTATGGGAATGAAGAACAGACTCTGTTTTAGTAATTTTCTGgtttttttatgtttatttgATTGTGTCCTTTTCTTTTTGTAATGGTTTGATCatgtcattttttttattactattaAAAGAGGGACCCGATAACTATTTTTATCATAAAATAGTAGCCCGAGcactatttttgaaaataattaaataacttGAAAAAGAGCCAAGCGTAAATAAATTAGTCAAATATTTTAAATCGAATATTTAAAAATGAAGAATTACCAAGGTTGCTGCTGAGGTTTCAGGCATCGAGAAGCGATAGAGTTGAAAGAGAGTGTGTGCGCTCAAATAggatttttagggttttgaatGAAAGCTCGGGGGTTAGATTAGGGATGAGGGTATTATTGTATATTTCTaggtggacacgaaaagtgtaTTTACACATTTACTCTCAGCTCttgacttatataatagagatatataTTAAAAGATCTAGGACGGAGTAATGGGGGATTAATAAAAATCTATTTTTCTAAATCTCTCTCTAGCTTTTGACAAACTTCCAAGTTTGGAATTCATAATAACCCTATGCATCCCAAAAGACTTCAAAGTTTGGTTACCCTatgtcaaaaaataaataataaaaaaaaaattggttacCCAATCCCGCATATTGATTATCGCTGCTCAAACACCTTATACTAGTTTGTCACCCGACACGAAAAAAACACAACATAACACGTGTATGAAAATAGTCTGGCCCGACTTGGCGTCAAAATAGTTCGGCCCGACCTGGTTGTGGGTTAGGCTCGGGTCGCTTATTGTTGGGAAAAGCATGACATAACATGACACGGTCTGACACGACAAATCAGGTTAAATTGAGTGAAATTAGACTTAGACACGAAGGTCAAACACGGTTTGGCCCGTGGCTGAGCCCTCCTTTTGAAAATTTTGGCACGGCTTGGCAAGAAAGCTTGGCCCGTACCTAAGCTATCCTTTTGGAATTTTGGACACAGCATGACCTGACACGAAACAAGTAGACTTGGCATAGACCGAATTTATTCATCCAATGGCGCATGGGCTCAACACGAAGCACatccacaaccatctttacctTAGTACTATGTGTGAGGTTATAAATCTTATAATCAAGATATCAACACTAAATaagaacacaaattcttatttacatgaggtgtacgataaatattgtacaccgaagttaaagttgacgtaaaatgcttaaaagtcaccattatatatgtaaaagttatctactttttagtaataaatttttttattttaatcaaaaatatttatttaaaatcactaataatgtataaaattaatcatttaacacgttaaaatgtttatctactaacttttttttaatagtataaaagttagagaaaactgagtaaaagttagagaaaactgaattaaagttatgttggtgcacaataaatttattgtacaacttgtgtacgcaagaccttttgaaataAGAAACTAGAAGTTCCAACATGTTttggaaagaaaaagaaaatgaacaaGCTTGAATAGTTGAATGATATCTACACGCTCTTTGCGTTCAAACTCTTTTAACCCAACTATAATCACCATCATACGTTCATCTTTAACCTTATTTGATACCTTCTTTAGGTAAAGATTAACAAAAGTAAATTTAACACGTATTCGTATTATCACTCCATGCTAATTGTATTTGAGACTTTAAACAGGATTACTTGTAGTTTATAATGATGCAAACGGATTATAAAAACAACCATCATCTATACCTGGTCTATACCTAAtctataaaaaagaaaatcataattgattggatgacacgtgtcacctccaTTCATCCATACATttattttgtcttttttttttcaattgttgttgtttgttatacgaTGTATTTTTCAATTTCAACTACTCTTCCTTCCTTCCACTCCATCTCACTTTTTAgcactcaatattaattcaccAATTCTCACTAAAATCATAAACGCTTAATAAAATCAGCACTTTAAAAGACGAAATAAACAACCACTATATAATTGTCCGTTCTTTAAACAGGATCAACAACTAGTTATAATTAGCAAGCAGCTCGTTAATATCGAGATTTTATTAAGTGACAccttcccttaatactcgacctgttttgactttttgcactattcacataattcatttgaccctattttgtttctagtatatgaaaacaaatgttagtatataatatattgttgccttcattttaatatatattttcaaaatattaaattttttataatatatagttaaaaaaattggtggtcaaagttgtgcattgataaacatatccggtcaaaacaggtcgagtattaagtaACAGAAGGactaaatttcaaaatagtaGAATGTGTGGCTTCATGTCGACCCGTGAACATATATTTTTCTCATTTGGGCCACCACCAAAATTTAGCCTTACAATAAAGTGATACCAAACAAAAACAGTTCACCTATATATAACCTACTACTACATTTACATATTCATGAACATTATTTTTATATGAGCaaaaaaaacaaccataaaTCTAGGGCCATGATTTTCACTCCAAAACAACTAAACAAATCTCAAATGGATAAATTATCTAACCCTTTATTTCTACTTGTTTTGCTTATCTTCATCAATAGCAAAATACAAGTAATTCAAGGAGATGATGAATTCATCAAAAAAACATGTAACAACACTCAATATAGTGATCTATGCATCTCCTCCTTGAAATCATATCCTTTGAGCTCAAATTCAGATCTAAAAGGGCTAGCAATTATCATGGTGAATGTAGCAATGGTGAATGCATCAGAAACTTATGCTTATTTATCATCACAATTACAAGTGATTAGTAGTAATATTAGTAGTAATAATAGGGATACTAATATGAAAAAGGTATATCAATTATGTGCTTCTTTGTATTCTTATGCTAATGAATCTCTTAATTCTACATTACAAGATTTGTCTTTGGAAGATTATGATTATGCTACTATTGAAGTAATGGGTGCCTCTGATTATTCCAACTCTTGCCACAATGCATTTAATAGGTACCATGGTATGGATTATCCTATGGTGCTTAAGGTTAGAGAAGATGGGTTTAAGCATATTTGTGCTGTGATTTTAGGAATAGTTGATCAACTATATTCAATTGATAACCATTCTTAATTAGTGTGTAATTTTGTAATAGTTTTCATGTTTAGTTgttttatattatgtttaaaaggCAAAATGATATTGTTGTTATTTGTTCATTTTCAGCTGTTCAATATATTAAGATCGGTtttatcactacaagaatttttatctttaacgacaacttaattacgacgggtcaaaaatctcgtcgcaaaagccttttacgacggggcaaacaaccaaacaatgacgggaataaccgtcgcaaatgtcttttacgacgggtttacgatggatttacgacgggatttctattaacgacggcccccttttatgacgggttcgcgacaggaaatcccgtcgttaatcaacgattattggcctttcgcgacgggatttcccgtcgttaatagtacaatttcttgtagtgtattgtacaacttatttgaacttaactaaatttatctgaatttatttgaacttaactgaatttatctgaacttatttgaacttaactgaatttatctgaacttatcaaaacttattttagttataaattgtacttggccaacccttattttttcctgaacttattttatctgaacttatctgaacttatttttcctcaaataagtggaaataaggttaATTGAtcattatttttcctgaaataagcaaaatatggtttatacacccgggtgcacaatgctcactgtgcaccctgttttacaaagaacatatagttcaaatacaaagaacatatagttcaaatacaaagaacatattgttcgtacccaaagaacatataaccaatgaacatatagttcaaatccatagaacatatattttaaatatttcactagtacatgtacattgaaatcgttctcaatgttcattagattttcaataaatgttcaacagggtgcacaatgagcactgtgcacccgggtgtataatccaaattgcgtgaaataagtgaaaataagtgTATTTCATTGATCATATTATAGGTGTATTTCATCGAATTGTGTCATATTATAAATCAATGCAATAAGATGATTATAACAAGCGAAAATGATTAAAGGTCGCaataagccgtgtcacaatgatatgatgacatgacatgcttatgtgttatgatttaaattggaaactaaaatatttaacttatataacataTTATACATGTATCATAAAAAGGTAGGaatgaaaatcttaatattctaatttgtttccttctttatatcgaatatcttatttacatatatttatagtaaaaatattgcattgatgaTAAAAATATTCGGATTATGCAtaacctacgtggcgcctatatgtactaATTAAACCccaacacgtaagattgcgacaactaaatgttgtcgtaacttgcgacctttatcatcaccctataACAAGACCCACATGATTATATTTTTTCTCAAGTATAAATCATAATTGATAATCAAATTAactagattatatgaatagtgttaAAAGTTAAATTATGTTATATGAAAAAGAATAGAGGAAGTATATACATTAATATCATAAGaaaatcttttctctttttttttttttggaaaatcttTTCTCTATCACTTTCTAATAATGTGGTGACTTTAGCAATATTATTCAAAAAAGTGAGATTTTTACCTGTAAAATTGGAAAATATAAAGATTTGGGTCAATGATGTTGATTGACACCCATTATTATAGGGCCAGTCACCCAGTGTTATCAAAGTGGAGAAACTTTGCTAATCAAGCTTTTTCTTTTCTTGCTATTGCAACATTCTAGGGACATACTTTGGTTACTTTTGGAAATGGAGAGCACTTCACTTgattggaaacatattattaaaatattaaatggtCTAGTTTTGAACTACTACAATTAAGATGGAGAACATTATTGTTAGACGAGTAATCAATGTTTGTCCTTCACACTATTTTTCAAAAGATCAACAttctcaattttaatttaatgcTAGATTATGTGAAATTACTTGAATTGGAGTGTATTTCATTGATTTAACATATAGGGATTACAATATGAGTCCTAATATACTTAGGAAATACTAATATGAGTCATATGACTAGAAGTCTAATATACATCAAATATCCTAAGAGATTAGATCATAGTATATATTTCTATCTCTATCACACCCCCACAGTCGTAGCGGGAGAAAGTCGTACGCTAAGACTGGATCTGAAATCCAAAAACAATTGTCGAGGAAGACCCTTAGTAAAAATGTCTGCAAACTGATACCGTGTAGGAACGTGCAACACTCGTACATGACCCAACACCACTTTCTCGCGAACAAAAAGGATGTCCATTTCCACATGTTTGGTGCGTTGATGTTGGATAGGGTTGTTGGATAAATAAATAGCACTGACATTATCACAATAAACAATGGTGGCCTGACGTAGAGGGAAATGTAACTCAAGAAGAAGATTACGTAGCCAACAAACCTCTGCAACGACGTTTGCGACGCCTCTATATTTTTCCTCTGCGCTTGATCTAGAAAGAGTAGGTTGACGCTTAGAAGACCAAGAAATAAGATTGTCACCTAAGAAACAACAATATCCTGAAGTCGAACGGCGAGTGTCATGACACCCACCCTAATCTGCATCAGTATATGTAATCAAGCGCAAAGTAGATGTAGGATATAAGTGTAATCCGTGATCAATGGTGCCCTGAATATAACGTAGGATGCGCTTTAATGCATACAAATGAGGCTCTCTAGGATCATGCATAAAAAGACACACCTGTTGCACCGCATAGGCAATGTCAGGGCGAGTAAATGTAAGGTACTGTAGAGCACCTGCCAGTTGGGTCCGCCACAGGAGGACCTGAATCTGCACTAAGCTTTGCATTAGTGTCAACAGGAGTGGGAGCAGGCTTATAAGTCCCCAATCCCCATGCCTGCACGTTCCAAAATTTTCGCATACTTTTGCTGTGAGAGAAACATATAAGAAGGTGTGCGGGAGACAGAAATGCCCAAAAAGTAATTCAGGGGCCCCAATTCAGAcataggaatttttttttttcaaatgagAGATTAATCTGTCACGCAAAGCATCAGATGATGTGCATAAATAATGTCATCAAGATAAAGTAGTAGGTAAGCCATGGGCGAAGCTACGTGTGGGCCTAGGTAGGCCATGGCCCCCCCCTAagattacataatatattataaaatttgCACTTATGAATTACTTCTTCTCCCTTAGCTGAGTTGGTATGAATTGCTAGCTGCCAAAATGCAGGTTGCATGTTCGATTCTAGTGACTTGCATTTcttggttttttattttttatttttattttctattttctattttttattttttattttttatttgtaataCTTGATAAATCTATCATTCTTTGTTTACGAAATCCATTATGAACTTATATTCGTTTCTCAAACTTCTTTTATTGTTTTCATTACATTTTAATGTTTTAGTGCTTTAGATTTCTCGTAAAGTATTATTCAATGAAAATAGAGAGTAAGTTATGTTTTAATACTTAATTTTAGGGAATTAGATAAATACTCCAGTAAAAAAATTTGGCCCCCCTTGTACAAAATATCTGGCTTCGCCCCTGAGGTAAGCCATATCATCACCATGCTTAAAAGTAAACAAAGTAGTGCCACTTTTTGCAATGACAAAATCCATCTATAATAGAAATTGTGCCAATCGTTGGTACCATGCACGGGGTGCCTGTTTTAGGCCATAAAGTGCCTTACGAAGTAAGCAGACGTAGTTGGGAGCTCGTCTGTCAACACAACCTGGTGGTTGATGCATATAAACTGTCTCTTGGAGATCACCATGTAAAAAAGCATTTTTAACATCAAGTTGGTGAACAGACCAACGTCGTGCCATAGCAAGGCCCAGAATGGTGCGAATAGTTGTCGGTTTAACCACCGGGCTAAAGGTTTCATCACAATTAACTCCCTTTTCCTGTGACCTACCATCACAAACAAGTCTAGCTTTGTGCCGTAGAAGGttacctttatcattttctttATGAGAAAAAATCCACATGCAATTAACAATATCACCCCAATAGGTTTTGGACCAATTCCCATGTCCCCGTAATAATTAAAGCAACATATTCATGGGTTAATTTTGGCCGTAAAATGCTTTAGAGATCCTAAAGGGGAAAATAAAAAGTTCGggtcccaaacggtgaaaaaaGGGAAAGGTGAGACCCCAAAGTTAGGCTTAACTCATGAAAAATAATATGGTCCAATAATTAATGTTTGTACAATGAAAATGTAATCCCATAATTTATCGTCTTTTGTCcttttgtttaaaaaataaaataaaatacgtaATTTTCTAGTAAAGTACAACATCATTAATAGTTAATCATATCATTTTCCAATGTCCTCAATTCCCGTAAAAAATGTCAAATGGACattatattatgggacggagcgAGTATATAAGtaatgtattttattaaaaacaCACTCATAAAAAGTAAGTAATACATCtcaaaaaaaaaccctacaTCTAGACTCTTATCTTGTGAGTTGTGACTAGTTAATTAGTAAATTACACAACAAATGAATTAAGCTACAATTCAAAGGACCTCT encodes:
- the LOC110796715 gene encoding small ubiquitin-related modifier 1, producing the protein MAIPPVEQINVQDSTTEIKLESSSSSSKSHVTLKIQGADDHDVYYRVKRDFPLHHMKLDFCNRLGVDYGVVRFVFGKTEVRGAKTPDDLKMKNGDSIISWVDKIGG
- the LOC110796714 gene encoding cell wall / vacuolar inhibitor of fructosidase 2; amino-acid sequence: MIFTPKQLNKSQMDKLSNPLFLLVLLIFINSKIQVIQGDDEFIKKTCNNTQYSDLCISSLKSYPLSSNSDLKGLAIIMVNVAMVNASETYAYLSSQLQVISSNISSNNRDTNMKKVYQLCASLYSYANESLNSTLQDLSLEDYDYATIEVMGASDYSNSCHNAFNRYHGMDYPMVLKVREDGFKHICAVILGIVDQLYSIDNHS